In Cheilinus undulatus linkage group 3, ASM1832078v1, whole genome shotgun sequence, the genomic window CTGGCGGGGGCTGTTAAGCCCCCCCACGAACACACCGACAGAGGATGGAGGCTGCACGTGTGAGAGCATGCACACTTTACACCTCAGAGGCccacctaaccctaaccctagacTCCAGGAGTGAAACCAGTTCACGTTTGGGGGTTCTTTAGTCATTCTCACCTTTAATTATCACAGAAGATTCATTTCAGAGACTTCCTCTGCAGGATCCAGGATTTTAGTGCATCTCATAAAGAATCATTGAACAGAgaagtttttattcttttttgattcatgtttttcttttaatgtgaCGCTTAAAAAAACCTTCAAACTTCTGGCAAATTCATCAGTTCATCAGTTAGTAATTAATCCTTTAGTGTCATTCAAATTTTACACCCTGAGAATgacattcatttaaaatgataaaaagacatttttaatctgtttttggtGTGAATTATTTTCATCAATATTGAATAATTTGGGgattttaaaccttaaaaacactttgaatACAAAATTcctgaatgtttttaatggaaaaaaatcacaaaaatgagGGGGGTTCTAAAAAATTAATGTCAGGTATTTCAGTCATGTCAAAGATAGTTGTCAGAAGTGATTTTGATGCATCATCATTGTGGTTGTTGAGTGAGACTGAAAACTTTAATTCCTAATGAGACATTCGaggaaagaaatgtcaagtGATACTACTGACAAATATGATTCCCTTTTTTGGCTTCAATTTTCTAATCAACTTCAGTCCTGATCAAACAAACTAACATTTATTATCATGacattaacactggtctattataatattaatgattaacactggtctattataatattgatgattaacactggtctattataatattgatgactAACAccggtctattataatattgatgattaacactggtctattataatattgatgattaacactggtctattataatataaatgattaacactggtctattataatattaatgattaacactggtatattataatattgatgattaaccctggtctattataatattaatgattaaccctggtctattataatattaatgattaaccctggtctattataatattgatgaataacactggtctattataatataaatgattaacactggtctattataatataaatgattaacactggtctattataatataaatgattaacactggtctattataatattgatgattaacactggtctattataatattaatgattaacactggtctgttataatattgatgattaacaccggtctattataatataaatgattaacactggtctattataatattaatgattaacactggtctattttaatattgatgattaacactggtctattataatataaatgattaacactggtctattataatattaatgattaacaccggtctattataatattgatgattaacaccggtctattataatataaatgattaacaccggtctattataatattaatgattaacaccggtctattataatattgatgattaacactggtctattataatattgatgactAACAccggtctattataatattgatgattaacactggtctattataatattgatgattaacactggtctattataatataaatgattaacactggtctattataatattaatgattaacactggtctattataatattgatgattaaccctggtctattataatattaatgattaaccctggtctattataatattaatgattaaccctggtctattataatattgatgattaaccctggtctattataatattgatgaataacactggtctattataatattaatgattaaccctggtctattataatatggatgattaacactggtctattataatattaatgattaatactggtctattataatattaatgattaacactggtctaatttaatattaatgattaacactggtctattttaatattgatgattaacactggtctattataatactaatgattaacactggtctattataatataaatgattaacactggtctattataatattgatgattaacactggtctattataatattgataattaaccctggtctattataatattgatgattaaccctggtctattataatattgataattaaccctggtctattataatattaatgattaacaccggtctattataatattaatgattaacaccggtctattataatattgatgattaacactggtctattataatattgataattaacactggtctattataatattaatgattaacaccggtctattataatataaatgattaacactggtctattataatataaatgattaacactggtctattataatattgatgattaacactggtctattataatattaatgattaacaccggtctattataatattgatgattaacaccggtctattataatataaatgattaacaccggtctattataatattaatgattaacactggtctattataatattaatgattaaccctggtctattataatattgatgattaaccctggtctattataatattgatgaataacactggtctattataatattaatgattaaccctggtctattataatattaatgattaaccctggtctattataatattgatgattaacactggtctattataatattaatgattaatactggtctattataatattaatgattaacactggtctaatttaatattaatgattaacactggtctattttaatattgatgattaacactggtctattataatattaatgattaatactggtctattataatattaatgattaacactggtctaatttaatattaatgattaacactggtctattttaatattgatgattaacactggtctattataatacttatgattaacactggtctattataatataaatgattaacactggtctattataatattgatgattaacactggtctattataatattgatgattaacactggtctattatgatattgatgattaaccctggtctattataatattgataatTAACCCTGGTCTATtgtaatattgatgattaacactggtctataataatattaatgattaaccctggtctattataatattaatgattaacactggtctattataatattaatgattaaccctggtctattataatattgatgattaaccctggtctattataatattgatgattaacactggtctataataatattaatgattaaccctggtctattataatattaatgattaacactggtctattataatattaatgattaacccTGGTCTATTCTAATATTGATAATTAAccctggtctattataatattaatgattaacaccggtctattataatattgatgattaacactggtctattataatattgatgattaacaccggtctattataatattgatgactaacactggtctattataatattgatgattaacactggtctattctAAAAGCATTATTTAATAATAGAAATCAGTTCACTCAGGTAATGCCACACAGCCCAAACAGAACAATTTCTGTGTTACCCCAAAATTCACTAGtccaaaaaatcaaacatgcccTCTTTGGTTCATGCAAAGTGAAATTAGATATTCCCAGTCCAAACAAAAACCAAACCCCAAAGTTCAATGTTGATGTGTGATGATCTGTATCAAAGAATGTTTGTGGGTTTGGGGATGAAAATGTGAAAGATAAAAAGTGGGAGAGAGGATCATGGGAAAACTTGCGTTTTGGAGATCTGCTGTTAGGATCAGGAGGTTAACGATCCACAGACTGGAGGGTAGTCCTGCCACCAGAAGGCTCCAGTGCCACCAGGAGACTCCAGTGCCACCAGAAGACTCCAGTGCCACCAAAAGGGTCCAGTGCCACCAGGAGACTCCAGTGCCACCAGAAGGCTCCAGTGCCACCAGGAGACTCCAGTGCCACCAGAAGACTCCAGTGCCACCAAAAGGGTCCAGTGCCACCAGGAGACTCCAGTGCCACCAGAAGGCTCCAGTGCCACCAGAAGACTCCAGTGCCACCAAAAGGGTCCAGTGCCACCAGGAGACTCCAGTGCCACCAGAAGGCTCCAGTGCCACCAGGAGACTCCAGTGCCACCAGAAGGCTCCAGTGCCACCAGAAGGCTCCAGTGCCACCAGAAGGCTCCAGTGCCACCACATATTCACCACTCTGTCCTTCCTAAGCGCTTTCTTTCCCATTTCTGACAgatattttacttcttttttggTACTTTCACTCCTCCTGTTCTTCAGTCCCCCCAGAATGtcattttctcccttttttcctcGCTCAgctcacaggtgtctacaattAACACATCTCTCTGCCCCCCCACCTGTCTGCTACACAGTCTCTTTGTGAAAACATCCTTCTAGTTACTATGACTGTGAATTATTATAAAGAAAGATGTGACTAAAGGCTGTCGATATAAAACTACAGTCAGAATCTAATAAAAGAATCTTGTTTATTGGAGGAAATAAAATCACAAGCTTTAATTCCCTGTGAGGTTCCTGACTGAAACATGAAGTAAATCAATCTTAGAGCTTTTCAGCAGTTTTATCTGAATTAAAATATTCATTCTTTGACAGACATCCTCCCTGGCTTATCAgagttttagactttttattgatttgaatAGAAATGGAGAGATGcttcaataaaacatgtttgttaaaGGAGAAGTGTTTCTGTCATTTATCTctaacttttcaaaataagctcactacaaaaattcaaaaccatTTCCTGCTTATTTCAACATCAGCCTCTCTGAGCTACAGGGGTTTAAagttcaaacattaaaaaagaccAAAACTCAAAGATTTAAAGACATTGAACACATTTATTCTGACATCAGCAGGCTGAAAATAACCATtattaaatatgaataaatgtcATAATTCCCTTTATTAAAGGTGACATGCTCACTTCTCCTCATAGAAGATGAAACTCTCCACTGCACCATGCAGGACCGATTCAACAGTTTATAACGTTTCCTCCACAGGAGACACTCAAACATCCTCAGGATCATCCTCAGCTTCTACCAGGGCCTCCACATGGCTCCGTGGGAGCCAATcagctgcttctctgcagcctggATATTTCCATGTGAGGAGGAGAGGGCCGGCGTGGGGCCGGCATCCCGGAGGAGGCGGAGCTGAGGCGGCGTGGCCACCTTCAGGGAGTCTCTGGACAGGAAGTTGAGCGTCTCCTTCCAGCAGCGGGAGTAGCCGTGGCGCTGGGGGCTCggaggctgcagctgctgcttcaGGAAGGCCACGGTCATCTCCAGCACGTCGGCCTTCTCCAGCTTGGCGTTGGGATCCTGTTTGTGGAACTCGTTCTCCAGCAGCACCTTGAGCTGCTCGATGCAGCTGTTGATGCGATCTCTGCGCATCTTCTCCACCAGAGGTTTCCTGAGCTGGAGGACAAACAGAGACGGTCAGAGACACGGTCAGGGACGAGACAAGAGGGTCTACACCAAGACGAGCAAGACCTGACCAAGACCAAGCCTGGTCTGGGTCAGGACGCTTTGGTTTGGGGCTTACATGACCTAACATGACCTGGACTAGTCACCGATGCTGAATAAATCCACAGGAGGAGGTGGATGTGGTCTATGATAGAGCAGCTGTCATTGTGGCGCACCTGCCGTCTTCTTCTGGTCCATGTGGTCAAAGTCTGATCATGTGATGAGCCACTAGTGGACCTCTATGCTAGTTTGGTGAAACCCTGATCCTGCTCCTGTTCCtacagctgatgtctgtccagacTGGTGGAGAGAGTCTAGCAGGGCCAGAGAAGAAGACTTGGTACCCCAACAGACAGGGCCAAACATGTGGGCTAGTACAGATCTCTGACTGTGGTCCCTTTCCAGACATCTGAGCTCAGAAACATGAACACATGTGGACTGCACAGGAGCGGACTAAGCAAACTGCTCGGTGGAAATGCAGCAGAAGGaaggcagagaagaagaaggactTACTTTGTGTCTGTCTTTGGAGGAGTGCAGAGAGAGCGCTGAGGAGCAGGGAGCCatggaggagcagagaggagagcagagtgATCTGTGAGCAGAGCGGCGAGCCCCCTCCTCTATTTATAGGAACACATTAGCATCACAAAGCCATGAGGCCCAGGCAACATGAGCTTTCCCACACTCTGAGCACACAATAGAGGCTGACAGACTTTTATTATCTGGGAACCTTCCTGCTGCAGATGTGctcctgatgacagacactAAACACATAAAGATAAGAGGCAAACAGGCACAGAGACACCTTTATCTGCTCTCTACACAGCCACTCTGATCAATGAGCGCTGCTGCATCAACCAGGAATCAATACTATCATCAATAGATTCAGAATGACAGCACATGTGGACATGTAGCTGCAGCTTTCAGCACCGAAACTGTCCGACAGGAAACACAATCATCAGTGATCACTGAAGccatgg contains:
- the LOC121507465 gene encoding transcription factor HES-5-like; translation: MAPCSSALSLHSSKDRHKLRKPLVEKMRRDRINSCIEQLKVLLENEFHKQDPNAKLEKADVLEMTVAFLKQQLQPPSPQRHGYSRCWKETLNFLSRDSLKVATPPQLRLLRDAGPTPALSSSHGNIQAAEKQLIGSHGAMWRPW